CGGAGCGTGGACCATCGACGGACAGGCGTACCCGGACGCCGACCCGCTAGAAATCAGGGAAGGCGAGCACGTCCGGGTGCGGATGGTGAACCACAGTCCGGCGATTCACCCAATGCACCTTCACGGCCACTTCTTCCAGGTCGGCGACGCAGTCAAGGACACCGTCCTTGTTCCACCCCATCGAGGCCAGGTTTCGTTCGACTTTCTGGCGGACAACCCCGGCGACTGGCTCTTCCACTGTCACAACAACTATCACCTAGAGCGAGGGATGGCTCGCGTCTTCGAGTACATCTAAGGAACGCTCCCGGTTTTCGGACGTACTTGGTTGAAACAGTTCCCCGGAGCGATCTCACCGGATGCCAACCGATCATCGGACGACGGTCACCGGTATCTGCGCTCGGCGTACTACGCTCTCCGCGACGCTTCCCAAGGACGACGAACAATGTAGCTGATAGTACAGATAGGTATATGGCGAGAACAGGCGTCCATCTACATGGGATGGTGGGAGAAGACACGATTGACAGTGAACAGCGACGCGAGGCGTGGACCGTTCTGGTTCCAGTTCGATACCCGCTCCGCGAAGAGGGGATTCAAACGCTTCGTGGGGCGGTCAACCTTGCGGAAAGTCATCCAGAAGCATCGCTAGTCATCCTGCATGTCAATCTCCGTCACGCAGGCCACTCCATCACATCCACGGACTTGCAAGCAACTGTAGAAGCCGCGGTTGGGCCACTCACGGCAACGTATGTCGTTCGGGAGGGGTATCTCCTCGAAGACGAGATTCTGGCAGAAGCATACGACCAAAAGGCCGATTGCATCGCGTTGGGGACGAACCATGTCCCACGTAGAGAATGGCTCGTTCGCCGTCTGCTTGGGCCACCACTTGCCCTCGGAACACATCTCCAGCGCCACGCCAACCCTCCCATCGAGGTGGTCGAAATCGATCAGTGAGCCACCAGCCGACTCTGCAAGCTAGTGGCTCTGTTGAAATCCTTCGGCCCTGACAGTAGTCTAGATGATCGATGCGTGGTGCGAACTGACCAGCGGTGAGCTTATGTATGTTTGTATTGACATACTTGAGGAGTAGTAACTCCAATGGGCGATACACAGACCCACCAGAACGAATTTCGCTCGACCATCGCGGGTATCACTGTCAAGGGCCGCGCTCACTCACTCAGTGCGTGGTTCGTCCTCGCATTACGCCTCGTCATAGGTTTCGCATTCTTCTACTCTGGGGTCGAGAAAATTCAGGGCGGCTTTGACGCGCAGGGCTATCTTGCAAACGTCGCGGCAACCAATGGCAACCCCCTCGAAGGACTCTTCCTCTGGATAAGTCAAACACCATGGTTCATCGACATTGTAAACGTGGCTGTCCCATGGGGTGAGGCCGCGATCGGCCTCGGAATCATAGTCGGTTTACTCACCCGCTTAGCAGCATTTTTCGGGGCGCTCATGATGCTCTTGTTCTACTTCGGCAATTGGGATATGGCCCACGGGCCAATCAACAGCGACTTCATGTACATGCTTGTCTTTCTCTCGGTGGCCGCATTCGGTGCAGGCCGCATTCTTGGCCTTGACGCCTACGTTGAACAGTACGAGATTGATGGTCAGCCCCTCATTGAGAAATATCCTTCGCTCGAGTATCTCCTCGGCTAAACAAAATCAGTAATCGACATACGAATTTTAGGACGGAGACTTCATCCGCCTCGAACGTATCGCACACACCGTAGAGGACGGCGACATCGTAGACGTACACTTTTCGCACTTGGGGAAATCGATACTGAGAGGTCGACGACCTGTTTACAGGTCGTCGAGTATCCGCCCGAACCGTTCGCTGACCTCATTAGCGATCGCATTGAGTTCGTGGTTATTGGCGATGCCGACGAGTTGTTTCGGGTCGACGGCGCTCACCGAGACGCCGCTGTTGTCGGTCTCGTAGACAATGGCGTTACACGGTAGGAGCTCACCGAGTTCTATTTGGTTTTGGAGTCCGTCGAAGGCCAGCTGCGGGTTACAGGCGCCGAGAATACAACACTACCCGAATTCCTCGTCGAGTCCCACTCAGACGACAGGACGGGAACTGACGCCCACACGGACATGCGAGACACGCCACTGACGACGAGGAAGAGCCCGTCACCGTAGACGGCGGCGAAGAACCGCGAATTAAGTAGTCACTGGATTTGAGCAATTCGGATTGCCCGTAGGTCCATTTATAACGGTCTGCGGCCAATCATCTGGTAGAGGTAACTCACGATGTCAAGCCAAAACCAAAGTGATTCGCTCCTTTTGGTCGTCCTTGCGGTACTCGCAATCATCGTTCTCCTCCCGGTATTGATGATGGCATTTTCGCTGCCGATGATGGGAATGATGGGCTGGTGGGGTGGAGGTGGGGGTGGACCTGGCACAGGTCTCTCACCGCTCTGGGGTATCGGGACTATGCTGTTCTTCTTCGCCATATTACTCGGCACTGGGTACATCCTCTACCGCGGCTTCATCGGAAGTCAAGTCCTTGAACGCGATCAAGCGCTTGAGGAGTTGCGGACTGCGTACGCCCGGGGCGAGCTGAGTGATGAAGAGTTTGAACGTCGTCGGGAGCAACTCCGGCAAGACGAATCCTAATCCCAACTTGAGTAGATTACCAAGGTGATTTCACCGATTCATTTCCGGTCGCGCCGAGCGATAGGTCCGTAGTAGGCCTGCTGAATACAGAGTGTCAACTTAAATTGCGGCTCCTAGCAGGATTGCAGCCAATAGACACTCGTCGCGCTGAATATCGGAATGAAATATGATTTCTGATACTACTGGATAGGTTCACTACTTCTGGCGAGAAGCAACACACATACCACACCTTCTGAAACTCATACCGATATTTTAGACGTTGGAAAGAGTATGGTGGATGGATTCCATGCTTGAGAACAAGGTCGCAATCGTTACTGGCGGATCGACAGGGATCGGCAAAGCAACTGCTGCGAAGTACAAAGAGTACGGTGCCGAGGTCATTATCGCAAATCGGTCAGCTGATGCAGGAGAAGAAGCCGCCGAGGAACTCGGTTGTGACTTCACCCAGTGTGATGTCGCAGAGTACGAGCAGGTCGAAGCCCTCGTCGAGGCGACCGTCGAGAAGCACGACCGGTTGGACGTGATGGTGAACAACGCGGGAATCGGCCGCGTCGGGACGGTCGAGGAGATGTCGCTCGACGACTGGCACGACGTGATGCGGATCAATCTGAACGGCGTCATGCACGGGACACGGGCGGCGATGCCACACTTGAAGGAAACTGAGGGGAGCATCGTCAACATCGCATCGATCTATGGGCTCGTTGCTGGCCCGGGAGCGACTGCCTATGCGACGGCCAAAGGCGGCATCGTCAACTTCACGCGGTCGGTCGCCGTCGATTACGCCAAACAGAACGTGCGAGTTAACAGCATCTGTCCGGGATTCGTCGAGACGCCGATGACCGAACCCGCCTTCGGACAGGAGGAGTTCTACGAATACGTCCACGGTCAGACACCGATGGGGCGGGTCGCACAACCGGAGGAAATTGCGGGCCTGGCAATGTTCCTCGCCTCTGACGAAGCCTCGTACATCACGGGAGCTAACATCCCCGTCGACGGTGGGTGGATAGCACAGTGACGGGGGAACACGGCAGCTATTCGGCTGTGATTCGGCCCGTCCTCGTCTTGGGAGCGGGGTGTGATAGACTTCAGTGGAAGTCTTCTCGGGAACCCTCGTTTTCGGGCAGATGTCGTTTGACTGTGAGAGCGACAGCGAGGTAGGCGGGGAGGCCGACGACGAGCACAGCGCCAACGATCCCCCAGTCTTCGAGCCCGAGCGCCACCGTCCCGAAGTACCGATTGAGGGGAGTGTACAACACAGCGAGCTGCAACGCAATCGACACCCCGACCGCGAGTGCGAACCACCGATTCGAGAACGTCGGTGTCTCGCGGAGCCAGCGGATGACGTACAGTTTCTCGAACTCGAGGAAGACGAAGCCCGTGAACACCATCGTCATGGCATACGGCGTAATTGCGGGTGCTCCACCGAGTACATAAAACATCAACCCGAGCATGAGCACGGTTGAAACCGTCCCGGCACCCCCGATGAGTCCGAGCATGGGGCGTTCGATAATGCCTTTGTCTGGGTCGCGCGGCGGCCGCTCCATCACCTCGCCGCTCTGTGGGTCAGCACCGAGGGCTAGCGCGGGCAAGCCGTCAGTGAGCAGGTTGATCCACAGCAGTTGGACCGCCGGGAGCACGAGGTAGCCGTATAGTGACGCGAGAAAGACGAGCGCGACTTCCGCCACGTTCGCACTGAGCAGGAAGGCCACGAACTTCCAGAGGTTGTCGAAGATAGCCCGACCGCGTTCGACTGCCCGCTCAATAGTGGCGTAGTTATCATCCAGCAGAACCATGTCGCTCGCGTGTTTGGCCACGTCGGTCCCGCGGACGCCCATCGCGATCCCGACGTCAGCGTTCTTTAGCGCTGGCGCGTCGTTGACGCCGTCACCCGTCATGGCGACGACGTGCCCGATCTCCTGGAGTGCCTTCAGGATGCGTACTTTATGCTCGGGAGACGTCCGCGCGAACACGTTGACCTCTTCGACCCGCTGGGCGAGTTCCTCGTCGTCCAGATGATCGAGTTCACGCCCCTCCGTCACTTCCTGGCCGATTCCGAGCGACCACGCAATCGCGGCGGCCGTGCGGACGTTGTCGCCGGTTATCATCTTCACGTCGATTCCCGCCCGGTCGGTCGCCGCGAGCGCGTCGGCGACCTCTGTTCGTGGCGGGTCGATCATCCCGACGAGTCCGACGAACACTAGGTCATCCTCCATGTTCTCCGGATTCTCGGTGTAGGCGAGCGCGAGTACGCGGAGGGCCTCGTCGGCGAACGTCCGGACCTGTTCGTGGATGCGGTCGGCTGCCTCAGGGGTGAGTTCGGTCGGTCCGCCATCGATGAGCACGCGCGAGGACTTCGAGAGAACGACCTCCGGGGCGCCCTTGACGTACCCTACGTCGCCGTGGATGGTTCCCATCCACTTCTGTTCGGATGAAAATGGAATCTCGTCGGTTCGGGGTTGCTCCTCGCGGAGGGCCTCGACGTCGATGCCGCGATCCTCGGCCGCCTCGACCAGCGCCTGCTCGGTCGGATCGCCCTCTTCGGCGGTGGCGTCGTTGCAGAGCGCCCCGGCCCGCAACAGGAGGTCGATGCGGTCAGACGGGGGTTCACCGCCGGGTTCGTCGAATTCGACGACGGCGTCGTTCACCCACACCCTGCTGACGGTCATCTGGCCCTCGGTGAGCGTCCCGGTCTTGTCGGTGCAGATGACGTCCACCGAGCCGAGTGCCTCGACGGCCGGAAGGCGGCGGACGAGCGCGTTTTCCTCGGCCATCCTCCGGACCCCCAGTGCGAGGGTCAGCGTCACCACAGCTGGCAGTCCCTCGGGGATGGCGGCGACGGCCAGCGACACCGCTGTGAGCCCCGCTTCTACAGGTGGCGTGTCCTGAACCAGCAACAGCGGGATAACGAGCGCGGCGAGTGCGAACACGCCGAGACCGAGCCGACGGCCGAGTTCATCCAATTCCTCCTGGAGCGGTGTCTGTGTCTCTTCAGTAGCCGCAAGCTCTCGTGCAATCGAACCGACCTCTGTGTCCATCCCGGTCGCAGTGACAACGGCGACCGCCCTGCCGCGCGTGACATTCGTGCTGTTGAACACCATGCTCTCACGCTCGGCGAGTGGTGTATCGGAATCGACCGGTTCGGGCGACTTCGAGACCGGCGCACTCTCGCCGGTGAGCGCCGCCTCGTCAACTTCGAGGTCGATATCGTCGAGCAGCCGTCCGTCTGCGGGGACGACGTCGCCGCTCTCCAGTTCGATCACGTCGCCGGGAACGAGTTCGGTCGCGTCGATTTCGACAGTCGTTCCGTCCCGGCGGACGGTCGCCGTCGGCGCAGTCATTTCACGGAGTGCTTCAAGACTCCGCTCGGCGCGATAATCCTGGACAAATCCGAAGACTCCGTTCACGACGACGATGACGACGATAAGAACGGCGTCAACGGTGTGGCCAGCCCAAGCCGAGAGCACAGCTGCCACCACCAGAACCCAGATGAGCACGCTGTTGAACTGCGCAACGAAAATCGCCAGCGGCGTTCGCTCGCTGGCTTGAACGACCTCGTTCTCGCCGTACTCCGCGAGCCGTCGCTGAGCCTCCCCTGAATTGAGTCCCTTGGTAGAGGTACCGTGGGCCTCTAGAACCGCTTCGGTCGAACGGCTGTACGGGCGGTCGTTCATTACCGGCTGTTCACTCCCATCACACTTGGGAATTGTCGGAGAGACTCTGTCGACAGTATCGTCGTCGAACGAGCTCGAACTATCAGTACCCCGGTCGGGAACGTTGGTTTGAAGCGCGGGTACCGACCCGGGTAAGCCACAGCAGTTAGTGGCGGACTACTGCCCTGGGAACAACAGCAGGCGCCCGACCACGAATACGAAATACAATCCCAACAGATAGCTACCCTCTGTCCGCGTGAGTTCTCCGTCGTTCACGTACAGCGTCCACCCGAGCAACCCAGCACCTGTTACGAGCTTGAACGGGAGGTCCCAGAGGATGACGGCCGATGGGACGTAGTAGGTGGAGATAGCGCCACCGAGGCCGATGCCGACGAGGGGATTGACGATGTTGCTCCCGACGAGGGTGCCGAGCGCGACGTTTGGTGACCGCCGACGGATAGCGTCCATCACGGCCGTCAACTCCGGCAGCGCGGCGGCCACGCCGATGGTCACGATTCCGACCATGGACCCACCGAGAGCAAGCAAGTCGATGACCCCCTCAATGATCGACAGCATGAGCGATGCAGAGAGCAGAACTAGGACGAGCAGCCTGTTGCGACGACTCCATCTCTGCGAGGATCAACGCTCGGCGGCTCTTGAAGCGTCTGGGTCCGCTCTCTACGGACGACACTGACCCCGACGTACACGAGGTAAAGGGCCAACAGCACGACCCCGTCCAGCCGGTTATTCGTTCCATCCCAAGCGAGGACCATCGTCACGACGAACACGTCCAGCATCGGCAGGTAGCTCTCGCGGACAAACGTCTCAGTGAGGTCGAGGCTACCGTACCCGATGAGAAGGACCCCGACGAGGAGAAGTTGCTGGACGGTCGAAGAGCCGGTGTTACCACCGATGACGACGGCGGAGTGGGAGTTCCTGAGTCTGACCGTCACCTTCGACCACGATGTCGTTGACGGAACGCCAGCCACACGGTTCGTCCAACGCCTCAGCGAACGTACAGAAGCCCATCACAGCCTCGACACCGCACTCACCGAGTAACCGAGCGCCTACCTAGGACCAACCCAGTATTTCGTGGTTTAGCCATAACCGCTAAAAACTCCAAGCGGTAATACAACAACTAGGATGAGTCTACAACAGACGCTCCAGAACATACTGACGAACCCGACGTTTCTCGCAACGTGGATAGCGTTCGTCGTCGCTAGTGAGGCCGTCCTGGTGTGGGACCTCTGGACGAACAATAACGAGATGAAAAGCCTGATGAAGCTCGTGTGGGTCCTCACGGTGTTGTACTCCGGGCCGCTGGGCCTCGCCATATACTGGTACTCGGGCCGTCAGCAGATTGCTCACGACTCGTTTTGGCGCAAGGGGTTCCGGTCGGTCGCCCACTGCTACTCGGGATGTGGGGCCGGTGAGGTCACCGGTATCGTACTCA
Above is a window of Halorussus limi DNA encoding:
- a CDS encoding universal stress protein, which gives rise to MVGEDTIDSEQRREAWTVLVPVRYPLREEGIQTLRGAVNLAESHPEASLVILHVNLRHAGHSITSTDLQATVEAAVGPLTATYVVREGYLLEDEILAEAYDQKADCIALGTNHVPRREWLVRRLLGPPLALGTHLQRHANPPIEVVEIDQ
- a CDS encoding DoxX family protein gives rise to the protein MGDTQTHQNEFRSTIAGITVKGRAHSLSAWFVLALRLVIGFAFFYSGVEKIQGGFDAQGYLANVAATNGNPLEGLFLWISQTPWFIDIVNVAVPWGEAAIGLGIIVGLLTRLAAFFGALMMLLFYFGNWDMAHGPINSDFMYMLVFLSVAAFGAGRILGLDAYVEQYEIDGQPLIEKYPSLEYLLG
- a CDS encoding SHOCT domain-containing protein → MSSQNQSDSLLLVVLAVLAIIVLLPVLMMAFSLPMMGMMGWWGGGGGGPGTGLSPLWGIGTMLFFFAILLGTGYILYRGFIGSQVLERDQALEELRTAYARGELSDEEFERRREQLRQDES
- a CDS encoding SDR family NAD(P)-dependent oxidoreductase yields the protein MLENKVAIVTGGSTGIGKATAAKYKEYGAEVIIANRSADAGEEAAEELGCDFTQCDVAEYEQVEALVEATVEKHDRLDVMVNNAGIGRVGTVEEMSLDDWHDVMRINLNGVMHGTRAAMPHLKETEGSIVNIASIYGLVAGPGATAYATAKGGIVNFTRSVAVDYAKQNVRVNSICPGFVETPMTEPAFGQEEFYEYVHGQTPMGRVAQPEEIAGLAMFLASDEASYITGANIPVDGGWIAQ
- a CDS encoding calcium-translocating P-type ATPase, PMCA-type, with the protein product MNDRPYSRSTEAVLEAHGTSTKGLNSGEAQRRLAEYGENEVVQASERTPLAIFVAQFNSVLIWVLVVAAVLSAWAGHTVDAVLIVVIVVVNGVFGFVQDYRAERSLEALREMTAPTATVRRDGTTVEIDATELVPGDVIELESGDVVPADGRLLDDIDLEVDEAALTGESAPVSKSPEPVDSDTPLAERESMVFNSTNVTRGRAVAVVTATGMDTEVGSIARELAATEETQTPLQEELDELGRRLGLGVFALAALVIPLLLVQDTPPVEAGLTAVSLAVAAIPEGLPAVVTLTLALGVRRMAEENALVRRLPAVEALGSVDVICTDKTGTLTEGQMTVSRVWVNDAVVEFDEPGGEPPSDRIDLLLRAGALCNDATAEEGDPTEQALVEAAEDRGIDVEALREEQPRTDEIPFSSEQKWMGTIHGDVGYVKGAPEVVLSKSSRVLIDGGPTELTPEAADRIHEQVRTFADEALRVLALAYTENPENMEDDLVFVGLVGMIDPPRTEVADALAATDRAGIDVKMITGDNVRTAAAIAWSLGIGQEVTEGRELDHLDDEELAQRVEEVNVFARTSPEHKVRILKALQEIGHVVAMTGDGVNDAPALKNADVGIAMGVRGTDVAKHASDMVLLDDNYATIERAVERGRAIFDNLWKFVAFLLSANVAEVALVFLASLYGYLVLPAVQLLWINLLTDGLPALALGADPQSGEVMERPPRDPDKGIIERPMLGLIGGAGTVSTVLMLGLMFYVLGGAPAITPYAMTMVFTGFVFLEFEKLYVIRWLRETPTFSNRWFALAVGVSIALQLAVLYTPLNRYFGTVALGLEDWGIVGAVLVVGLPAYLAVALTVKRHLPENEGSREDFH
- a CDS encoding sodium/calcium exchanger protein, producing the protein MLSIIEGVIDLLALGGSMVGIVTIGVAAALPELTAVMDAIRRRSPNVALGTLVGSNIVNPLVGIGLGGAISTYYVPSAVILWDLPFKLVTGAGLLGWTLYVNDGELTRTEGSYLLGLYFVFVVGRLLLFPGQ